Proteins from a genomic interval of Lentimicrobiaceae bacterium:
- a CDS encoding Mrp/NBP35 family ATP-binding protein → MMIEKEKVINALKTVLDPDFNKDIVSMGMVDNLEIKDNTVSFDFVLTTIACPFKDKMKEQAIQAIKQSVGENVEVNVKLTSQKEKQRDRKMLPGVKNIIAVVSGKGGVGKSTVAANLAVSIAKLGASVGLLDADIYGPSVPIMFGLQDVQPEAYMEGEKTVIVPVEKYGIKTLSIGFFVDPDQALAWRGPLAGNYLTQLISDGDWGELDYLVIDMPPGTGDIHLTIVQNIPVTGVVIVTTPQEVALVDVRKAHTFFTTESINVPIVGIVENMSWFTPAELPNNKYYIFGNQGGKKYAEEHGIFLLGQIPLVQSITQSGDVGKPAALDATSIEGAAFSEMSKNVVRQVAKRNISMKPTQVVKTND, encoded by the coding sequence ATAATGATAGAAAAAGAAAAAGTTATAAATGCACTCAAAACCGTACTCGACCCAGATTTCAACAAAGATATCGTTAGCATGGGTATGGTTGATAATTTAGAAATAAAGGATAATACTGTATCCTTCGATTTTGTACTAACCACAATAGCTTGTCCCTTTAAAGACAAGATGAAAGAGCAAGCCATACAAGCTATAAAACAAAGCGTAGGCGAAAATGTTGAGGTAAATGTGAAATTAACTTCACAAAAGGAAAAACAAAGAGACAGAAAAATGTTGCCCGGCGTAAAAAATATAATAGCTGTTGTTTCGGGTAAGGGAGGCGTTGGTAAATCTACGGTTGCGGCTAATTTGGCTGTATCAATAGCAAAATTGGGAGCTTCTGTAGGATTATTAGATGCCGATATTTACGGACCTTCAGTGCCTATTATGTTTGGATTGCAAGATGTTCAGCCCGAGGCTTATATGGAAGGCGAAAAAACCGTTATAGTACCTGTAGAAAAATATGGAATTAAAACACTTTCTATAGGATTTTTCGTCGACCCTGATCAAGCACTTGCTTGGCGAGGACCTTTAGCCGGAAATTATCTTACACAACTTATCTCCGACGGCGATTGGGGCGAATTGGATTATTTAGTTATAGACATGCCTCCCGGAACCGGCGATATACATTTAACGATAGTTCAGAATATACCCGTTACCGGAGTTGTTATTGTTACTACGCCACAAGAAGTTGCTCTTGTCGATGTGCGTAAGGCTCACACGTTTTTCACTACCGAAAGTATTAACGTTCCAATTGTTGGTATTGTTGAAAATATGTCGTGGTTCACTCCTGCCGAATTGCCAAACAATAAATATTACATATTCGGAAATCAGGGTGGTAAAAAGTATGCCGAAGAACATGGTATATTCTTGCTCGGACAAATACCATTGGTACAAAGTATTACCCAATCGGGAGATGTAGGCAAGCCTGCAGCTCTTGATGCTACATCTATTGAAGGTGCAGCGTTCAGCGAAATGTCGAAAAATGTAGTCCGACAGGTAGCAAAAAGAAATATTAGTATGAAACCAACACAAGTTGTTAAAACCAACGATTAA
- a CDS encoding NifU family protein, which produces MKEIEEKVKNIIEQIRPFLQADGGDINFVNLTDDLVVNVQLVGACGSCPFSQMTLKNGVEEAIKREIPEIKSVENVKF; this is translated from the coding sequence ATGAAAGAAATTGAAGAAAAAGTAAAAAACATAATAGAACAAATACGTCCATTCTTACAAGCAGACGGAGGCGATATTAATTTTGTGAACCTCACCGACGACCTTGTAGTTAATGTTCAACTTGTAGGAGCTTGCGGTTCCTGTCCTTTTAGCCAAATGACACTTAAAAATGGAGTAGAAGAGGCTATAAAAAGAGAAATACCGGAGATTAAATCGGTTGAAAACGTAAAATTTTAA
- the ssb gene encoding single-stranded DNA-binding protein, which yields MARGVNKVILVGNLGKDPEIQNFENSKKASFSLATTETFRGRDGNDVQHTEWHNIVTWGGLSDVVEQYLKKGNQLYVEGRIRTRSYESKDGVKRNITEIIADNLIML from the coding sequence ATGGCAAGAGGAGTTAATAAAGTTATTTTGGTAGGGAATTTAGGTAAAGACCCTGAAATTCAGAATTTTGAAAACAGCAAAAAAGCAAGTTTTTCGTTAGCAACAACCGAAACATTTCGTGGCAGAGATGGTAACGATGTTCAGCATACCGAGTGGCACAATATTGTTACATGGGGAGGCTTATCCGACGTTGTTGAGCAGTATCTTAAAAAGGGTAATCAACTGTACGTAGAGGGGCGTATCAGAACTCGCTCATACGAAAGCAAAGACGGAGTTAAAAGAAACATTACGGAAATTATTGCCGACAATCTTATAATGCTTTAA